The proteins below are encoded in one region of Thermodesulfobacteriota bacterium:
- a CDS encoding sugar phosphate isomerase/epimerase family protein: protein MNVSLSTHLFVFHPLDDAVLSLFPKYGFSLTEIWAMPPHFPYADGPAADRIAEGLARHGVRIASLHGPIYPDVRSYKKDRWFSLSSTDEERRLESVDANRTAAEWLARRGGGTVVLHTGFPEGDWYPHRWASFLSSLGELVASAPAGVRFAVENTPVGSGSTDIVRDIVERFPPDRVGICIDLGHAHVLETVEGAVRTAGDRLIHVHASDNHGIKDDHLVPGRGSIPWDRAISALAEAGFGGPFTIELRDYTRGDSPPYNDFDQILAETRSALDRILGGAA from the coding sequence GTGAACGTTTCCCTTTCCACGCACCTTTTCGTCTTCCACCCGCTGGACGACGCGGTCCTTTCCCTGTTTCCGAAGTACGGCTTCTCCCTCACGGAGATCTGGGCGATGCCGCCGCATTTCCCCTACGCCGACGGGCCGGCCGCGGACCGGATCGCGGAGGGGCTGGCGCGGCACGGCGTCCGGATCGCGAGTCTCCACGGCCCGATCTATCCCGACGTGCGCAGCTATAAAAAGGACCGCTGGTTCTCCCTTTCCTCCACGGACGAGGAGCGCCGTCTCGAATCCGTGGACGCCAACCGGACGGCGGCGGAGTGGCTCGCGCGCCGCGGGGGCGGGACGGTGGTGCTCCACACGGGATTCCCGGAGGGCGACTGGTACCCGCACCGGTGGGCCTCCTTTCTTTCCTCGCTTGGAGAGCTCGTCGCGTCGGCGCCCGCGGGCGTCCGGTTCGCCGTGGAGAACACGCCGGTGGGCTCCGGAAGCACGGACATCGTCCGCGACATCGTGGAGCGCTTCCCCCCGGACCGGGTCGGGATCTGCATCGACCTGGGGCACGCCCACGTCCTCGAGACGGTGGAGGGGGCCGTGCGGACCGCCGGAGACCGCCTCATCCACGTGCATGCCTCCGACAACCACGGGATCAAGGACGACCACCTCGTTCCGGGCAGGGGGTCGATCCCCTGGGACCGGGCGATATCCGCGCTTGCCGAGGCCGGCTTCGGCGGCCCCTTCACGATCGAGCTGCGCGACTATACGCGCGGCGATTCCCCGCCCTACAACGACTTCGACCAGATCCTCGCGGAGACGCGCTCCGCCCTCGACCGGATCCTCGGAGGCGCGGCTTGA
- a CDS encoding phosphotransferase — MTAGPDLSAVRRGISALHPSIDPAAAEIVPLAGDASTRSYFRVRLPAGSAVPSVVVMHYPDEVPPGEELPFLNVHRYLRKAGVPVPASLRHEPEARLLFLEDAGDTMLEDAVRERGTAGCLSLYEQCVEILVRIQSEGTRCLDGAAIASRLAFDLRKFSEEIDFFFLHAVREYGGIPLSDGEERAIEELFLPFLEKTVSLPRVLAHRDYHSRNVMVLGEERSPGHANLRVLDFQDARMGSVFYDLASLLRDSYVTLAEEEVDHLGYAWRHAATRELLRSAGDPGGFGALLDAAALQRNVKAIGTFGNQAHNRGKRLYLRFIPPTVAHLRGNFGRNAETRALAARLLPLLDALAEKAREDAGREEAAT; from the coding sequence TTGACGGCCGGGCCCGATCTCTCCGCGGTCCGCCGGGGGATCTCGGCGCTCCATCCTTCCATCGACCCCGCGGCGGCGGAAATCGTTCCGCTGGCGGGAGACGCTTCGACCCGCTCCTACTTCCGCGTGCGCCTCCCCGCGGGCTCCGCCGTCCCTTCGGTCGTCGTGATGCACTACCCGGACGAGGTCCCGCCGGGGGAGGAGCTGCCGTTCCTGAACGTCCACCGCTATCTCCGGAAAGCGGGCGTCCCTGTGCCTGCGTCGCTGCGCCACGAACCGGAGGCAAGGCTGCTGTTCCTCGAAGACGCCGGCGACACGATGCTCGAGGACGCCGTCCGGGAGCGCGGCACGGCCGGATGCCTTTCGCTGTACGAGCAGTGCGTCGAAATCCTGGTGAGGATCCAGTCCGAGGGCACCCGCTGCCTGGACGGGGCGGCGATCGCCTCGCGCCTGGCGTTCGACCTTCGGAAATTCTCCGAGGAGATCGATTTCTTCTTCCTGCACGCCGTGCGGGAATACGGGGGGATCCCCCTGTCGGACGGCGAGGAGCGCGCCATCGAGGAGCTCTTCCTCCCCTTCCTCGAGAAGACCGTCTCCCTGCCGCGGGTGCTGGCGCACCGCGACTATCACAGCCGGAACGTGATGGTCCTGGGGGAAGAGCGGAGCCCGGGGCATGCGAACCTGCGGGTCCTCGACTTCCAGGATGCGCGGATGGGGAGCGTATTCTACGACCTCGCCTCCCTGCTGCGCGATTCCTACGTCACCCTCGCGGAGGAGGAGGTCGATCATCTCGGATACGCATGGCGGCACGCGGCAACCCGGGAGCTGCTCCGCTCGGCGGGCGATCCCGGGGGGTTCGGGGCGCTGCTGGACGCGGCGGCGCTGCAGCGCAACGTCAAGGCGATCGGCACCTTCGGGAACCAGGCGCACAACCGCGGCAAGCGGCTCTACCTCCGGTTCATCCCGCCGACCGTGGCGCACCTGCGCGGGAATTTCGGGCGAAACGCCGAAACGCGCGCCCTCGCCGCGAGGCTGCTCCCACTGCTGGACGCGCTGGCGGAGAAGGCGCGGGAGGACGCCGGTCGCGAAGAGGCGGCGACGTGA
- a CDS encoding NDP-sugar synthase, producing the protein MVLAAGLGTRLRPLTLEIPKPAVPVLGCPLCGYAMEFLHTHGATEFLLNLHHGPDAVRQRVDAWAAGRFPVAYAFEPEILGTGGGIGNAREFLKGGTFLVANSDVIARFPLDEALDRHRESGALATLVLFPDPGKRYTPVRAREDGSVTGFGEDAPGGAFEGFFTGYQIIEPELLEHIPRGRPSCIVRETYAPLIARGAPIRAFRTSGAFLDFGTPADYLAGAISLLGGLDGGGRKNAGRVFIAPGARVDPSASVGPDAAIESGAVVEAGARVRRAIVWPGARVAPGAVVENGILTPRQFVPAGWPPLAPSIPPRSM; encoded by the coding sequence ATGGTCCTGGCCGCAGGGCTCGGGACGCGGTTGCGGCCGCTGACCCTCGAGATCCCGAAGCCGGCCGTCCCGGTGCTGGGGTGTCCCCTGTGCGGCTACGCGATGGAGTTCCTCCACACTCACGGCGCGACGGAGTTCCTTCTCAACCTCCACCACGGGCCGGACGCCGTCAGGCAGCGCGTGGATGCGTGGGCCGCGGGGCGGTTCCCGGTGGCGTACGCCTTCGAGCCGGAGATCCTCGGCACCGGCGGCGGAATCGGCAATGCGCGGGAGTTCCTTAAAGGGGGGACCTTCCTCGTCGCCAATTCCGACGTGATCGCCCGCTTCCCTCTGGACGAGGCGCTGGACCGTCACCGGGAATCCGGCGCGCTGGCGACGCTGGTGCTGTTCCCGGACCCGGGTAAGCGGTACACGCCGGTGCGCGCCCGGGAGGACGGGTCGGTGACCGGATTCGGGGAGGATGCGCCCGGAGGGGCGTTCGAGGGGTTCTTCACGGGATATCAGATCATCGAGCCGGAGCTTCTGGAGCATATCCCGCGGGGGAGGCCCTCCTGCATCGTCCGCGAGACCTACGCCCCGCTGATCGCCCGCGGGGCGCCGATCCGCGCGTTCCGGACCTCCGGCGCCTTTCTCGATTTCGGGACGCCCGCCGACTACCTCGCGGGGGCGATCTCCCTGCTCGGCGGCCTGGACGGCGGCGGCCGGAAGAACGCCGGCCGCGTTTTCATCGCCCCCGGGGCCCGCGTCGATCCTTCGGCATCGGTGGGGCCGGACGCGGCGATCGAGTCGGGAGCGGTGGTGGAAGCGGGTGCCCGTGTGCGGCGCGCGATCGTCTGGCCCGGCGCCCGGGTCGCGCCCGGGGCCGTGGTCGAAAACGGGATCCTCACGCCGAGGCAATTCGTTCCGGCCGGCTGGCCCCCTCTGGCCCCCTCTATACCTCCTCGGTCCATGTAG
- a CDS encoding type II toxin-antitoxin system prevent-host-death family antitoxin, whose amino-acid sequence MHIVGVRELKNRLTHYLSLTRRGMPVIVTDRNEPIAVLHALDKIEKTAGTEERLASLAHAKRLRMPTDLSAFRPVRRAAGGKKASELIIEERR is encoded by the coding sequence ATGCACATCGTCGGAGTGCGGGAGCTGAAGAACCGGCTCACCCATTACCTGTCGCTCACCCGCCGCGGCATGCCGGTCATCGTCACGGACCGCAACGAGCCGATCGCCGTCCTGCACGCGCTGGACAAGATCGAGAAGACGGCGGGAACCGAGGAGCGGCTGGCGTCGCTGGCCCACGCGAAACGGCTCAGGATGCCTACGGACCTTTCCGCTTTCCGGCCGGTCCGGCGGGCTGCCGGAGGGAAAAAAGCGTCGGAGCTGATCATCGAGGAGCGGCGATGA